The genomic DNA ATTATCATAATGTCAAATATCCAGAATGTTTATTGTTAAGGACTGAGTTCCATTTCCATAAGGCAACTGCCTGAAATTTTCACTCATATGATACTCTTAATTAATGAACATACTTGctcattcaaaaaaatatcACTGAGAAACCTCATGAATAGATGATGAAGTTTCGAGAAACTTAGTTTatcagaggaaaagaaaaatgggaggAACTTTCATAGATATCAAACTCATACAACTGTTCACTATAAGACTCCAAATAACAACAGATATATATCCATGATCATGGTTAATGCGATAGACAAGAAGAGACAGACTATAACGATACCAATTAACAGGAGTCCAATCTTTAGATATGGCAATCTTTTGCGCTTTGAGCACAAAATACTTATAGGCATCCTTGGCTGTCATGTTATGCTGCTGAAGCCTGCATTTCGGATCAACCTCACAGAATCAGGgtcaaataaaagaattacTAGAAAGTGATGAAGTTCACTAGGGAACTACTAGACGGTCTAGACCTATGGTATTTCCTTTTTAAAGCACTACATAAATCATTGACGAGGACTCAAGACTTggtgaaatataaaattatggtAATTTGCAAGGAGTACATGCTCTCATGAGTACATAGGTAATAAGAACATCTTTTTTTCCGGCTCAAGATAACAACATTATTTTATCATACATACCAAAGCTTCACATGCGAGGTTTTGGTCCAACAATCTGTGGAAAAACTAGTATTAGCCTTTAGTAACAGAAGAAATATGTAAGGAGTGCACAAATATacagagtttttttttttttggttcaacTGCCTCTAAAGGTGCCATAATCTTGTGGTCTTTCCGTTCTTAATACAAGCATATGTAAATTATGACTGCCAGCTACAACCACATGCCAAATGACATTTggaaatttcttcatttttctatCAAACTCCATGACCTCAAAGTAATTACTGTTTACTTGGCCACAGATACAAGTAAAAGACAAATATTTGGGTTAGCGAAAAAAATAGCCACtttggatcaaaattttcccATACCAACCTGTGTTAACTTCATCGCCTCCTAAGTGGAAGAGCTCAAAGGGGAAGATCTTTCTCATATCTGAAACACAAAAATTGATTGTTAAACTCCACAATAAAATCTGGAGACATCATTAAACAATTCTTCTGCTGCCAGCAGTGCATTGAGCAATATGTTTAGTGAACCCATTGAATACAAACATGGAATCACACAGAGAGAACGCACCCATATGACATACCATTCCCCAATAAACTTCAGTATTTTCAATAACCTTCATTTGTTTCGCTATAAGGTGTTAATTACTTTTACATGTCAAAAGTAGAAATGCACCTTCTCTTATTCAGAATATAAGTATTATTTATGTAGGATACTGTAATTCTTCTACATTGCATGCAAAAGCATAATACCCCATATAAAATTAGAGATAATAAAGCTCAGCATATAGAGAAATTGAGAAACTTAACCTGATAAAATGCCTGAAATCACATCAAAAGTGAAGTTTTTTGTCACATCCAGTGGCTCTCTACATGAAGAAGAAGGCCAGAGACCAGGATATCCTTTTCCCCTGCACATACAGAAGAAGAACATGAATCGACCAGTTGGCAAttcattgaaaatataaattgaacTCGCAAATAAAGCACGATTTTCACTGTACACCTAAGCACTCAAGAGTGACTTTTGTAAGCGCATACTGCACACAAATGCCATTTTTTTGGGAAACTATAGCTTTACTacaatttaaaagaaaaatggcagATGCAGTATATGGAATCTAATCAGATGATAGGTCAAGAAGTaagctaaaaaaattataagtttaTTTCTACACACGCAGATTTCAACCAAGTAATTTACCATGATTCTGCATGACCAGGTACATCGACTTCCGCCATGACATTGATTCCTGCGGGAAAGTTATGCAAGAATTaggaatttaaaataaaatagtcaGATATGCGCCAAGGATTAAACAAGTAAATTTACAAGTAGAGCAGTCAAACGAGAGGACGCACCTCTAGATTTGGCAAAGCTTCATAATGGCGCATAGAAACATGGCAACATTATTATGTTAGAATATGACTTGTGAAGGAAAAGCAAATCGAAGAGAAAAGCTAGCAGAATCTATTGTGCTAAGCCACATCATTTAGCACATGGAAAAATCTTTTAGCATGTGGAAAGATCTTTgcttaattgattaaaaagCTTCATCTGCATAAGATTGCATTAGTGACAAAGAAAAGTTCAATTAAGCTCTGTCTATAAGCTACATAATcctattaatttcaatttcatcaaATATAATACACATGAACAATGCTACCTATGTTAAGAGGTGATAATAAATTGAGGAAATTTGATAAACCAATACAAGCAAGGAATGCCACAAAAGTTACTCATAACACTGGTAAAGTGACAGCAAAATGTGACTCATGAAACTCGCAAGATGTGCAATTCCTAGTGGCCTTTTCAACTATAAGAATAGATTGTAAAAGGAATCATTCTCATCAAGCAGAGTTACTCCAAGCCTAGTCAACCAGTGCAGGTAATAACAACAAAGGAGCAGTTGGGCAAGGTCAAAAGCAAACAACCAACAAAAACCTTCATTTATAAGTGTGGACTGCACAAGAAGCATGGCAAGACATAGGGTATTATTTCATGTCGGTTTATAAAAGTTACGATAGGCCATCAGAATAAGCTTTTCCACAAGCAAGTTAACGAGCAGCAGAGATCATACTTGACAATTTCATAGGCATCCTCAACTGTGTAGCGCTCCCACTTTGAGTATGCACCTTGCCATAACTTAGGGTATGAAGGCACCTCCAGAGGAAATGCTTGTTCATCTATGATGTGCCAATGGAGCACATTCTACTGAACGTAATTCTCAGTATCAGAATTACATATATGAAATAGACAACAGAAAGACAGTATAAATAATTTGACTGCTTCACCAATCCAGATAAATACGAGCATGGAGAATATGGGAGCTTAAAAGAGTCTTACAAGTTTGGAATATGACATGGACTCCAAGATATGCTTTATAACATCAACAGGGAAATAGTGTCTTGATGTATCTGCACAAAATTTCAACAAACCAATCTTCACATAATTCATTAGAAAATGACGCAAAAATCATTGACTAAGAACATGGATAATGGCTGAAAATCAGAGTAAAAAAGCAACATACCTAGTAGTAGCCCGCGGTACTTGAACCTTGGTTTATCTTGGATATTCCAAGGAGCCTTGTGTATTAGCACAGTTTTCGAGCCATAATCAAACATACATAACTGGCTGAATGTCTGAAACATTGCAAAAAGAAAGACCAAGTGAGGAAGGGCAAGTTTCATACTTCCTCTGAATTGTATCTTCCTAATTCTGCCATTAATATGTTAAGTTCAGCACTTAGAGCACTACATCAAGAAATTATGCTCATGATCTACTCCGGCGATTAAGTCAAAATGTTCCATTCAATTATGCTCATTCCATGCTGGAATGCTAATATCAGGTTCAGCAATTATAGTTGCAATCACATAAAGGGAACCTTTTCACTTCAGGTTCGGCAATAACAATACCACAAAGGTCTCCCGTGAGAATGATTTACCCTTTTGATCAGATTATTTGAGCTATAGAAAGCTCCAAAACATACAGTCGACATCTCCAAGCATCTTCCTATacaaaaaatttcagattCGCCCAAATTCTTCCAATAAGGAAAAAATAGAGGGGGATTTTGGTTTTTGATTATTATCAGTAATCATGCAGAAGGTTCGCCCAAGTTGCCCAACATTCCAAGAATGGTAAGCtatgtttaattttaatacATGAAAATATTCCGATTTGCCTATGAGATTGATACATACCTCCAAGCCCCGCAACGCGCCAAACACGGTGTTTGCCTGCAGCAAAAATCAGGCAGGGTCACCAAAAATGTTATACTGGTAATCAATTTATTCATTTCACTAAAAGACATGAGGTCTGCTGGATTACCTCAATTGTCGCCTCCCCAATTATGGATTGACCAACGCTCCTCGCCACCGCTAGACTGTAGCTCTCATCCACACCAAGTTGAAGCTGCAAAAAGTGGCACAGCATGGAACATCTCTTATCACAGCTTACTAAACAGAAACCCGTATAGGTACAACACAGCTATCTACGGTGAATTATCGATGATTCACAGCCGAGCAACCTCTCCTAATCAAAGTCTACCAATGAGAGTTGTTATCAAGACCAGGACAAGACTCACCTCTTCGCTGGCGGAGTGAACTGTGATCTTCAGCTTGGCGATGTCGTAGCCCACCCTCTTCTTCCTGAACGCATTGAAGATCGAGAACGTCTCAGTGTTCTTAAAAATGATGGCCTTGTAGCGATCGAACCCGTCCTTGACAATCCGGGAGCTGCCGCCGTTCCCGGCGACGGACAGGGAGAGGGCGGGGTCGACGGAGAGGGTATCGTCGCCGGAGGTGAACTGCGAGGGCAGAGGCCATAGGTAGGTGAGAGAATCTGCGGATTTGGAAGCAGAGATGGGGTGCGGGGAGCGGACGAGGAGGAAGAAAGCGAGGAGCAGAGCGGGAATGGACATGGCGGAGAGAGACGAGGAGCTGTCGACTCTGCTGCCTGTGGCCATTGAAGGTAGTTTGACCACAAACAACAGACATATAAATAAAACACACAGAGACCGGAAGGTAAAGAAAGCTTCGGTAAATGATTAGGTGGTGGATGGGTGTATTTGGTCCCCCACTAGGTTAGGGACAAGCTCAACACGGATGGGGCATCTAGAGGAAATCCGGGATACGTGGTGTCGGGACTATATAAATGGTATAGGGTGTCCTCCCTGGTCTAGACTCTTGGAGCATGTTTGTCTGCTCGACTGTAAAAAGTGAACTCAGAGTTAGTAGGAGCGGGGATGGACCGAGACGGCAACTGTGTCATAATAATGTTGAGCATGTTTGGCAATTCGGTGTTGACCTTGGTTTGACGGCACCAACGATAGAGTAAGGGAGGTCAAGGGCCCCTTAAATTTTCAcaaaaatttacatattatttttcaattttgttatAGAATTACTAAAATTCGCATCTCTAACtcgaaaattttatttcctgATTCACTCCATGAATGACCGCTCCCCCTATCCGAGTCATCCCATGGGTCGGTATTATGTGGGCTTTTCGCTGGGTGTTTGCTTTTTCCATAATACACGGAGTGTGAATGTGCTCTCATTTGGTGATATCTTACGAAATATCATACCCTCCTttgcatctttttttttttttttttttgtaccgAAGCTTTTGTCCTCTAAGAAAGAGCGGCAAAATCAAGCAGAGTTGATTTAAGTACTTCATCACTTATTCTCTTAGATTAGATTTCGGGTTCAAATTTTACGAATGGAAAAATCCTTGAAtttggagagttttacccATAGTGGATCGAACGGCCGGCTCAAACTAAATATATAGGAGCTATTAGCCTTCCAAATACTAAAATATACACTAAAAAAAACTGCAAAACATGAAATACAtactagaaaaaaataaagataaaaaaaaaaagcaacaaGCCTAGCTACGTGCTTTTGTCACAACGTAGAAACTTAATAATATCGGTCTCTCACGTAACAAGGCCATACGAAcacattgttttttttttctttttttgtgtaCTCTGATGtacatgaaaaaagaaaaagtggcTTTCCTGTACACATGATAACTCCAATAATCtcgttaaaaagaaaagaatatcgAGAACAAAATGTTCTTTTGTAAATTAACATCACTATAATATAAAACTAGTATTCATATACCAAGCGGATAGTAAACTAAATGGTATGTGCTGGCTTTGTTGacctatatatatttgttctaATCTAATTAACCATATGCGAAGCGTGCGGGCCATATATGATGTATTAATCGGCAAAGGAGAAAAGTTCTCTTGCTTTTTCTTTCAGCGAGGTCCATTGGCTACATTACCTGCCTtgttaactatatatataagtcaTGTTAAAGCAAGAATCTTGGATCTGAACAACAGGGCAAAAACAAGAAATCCATTGTTttgtaattaagaaaaatattaaggGTTTTTCTATTATATGCACTAAGGACATAGGATAAGCCAACaaatattaccaaattaaagCAATATCtcattaatgcaatgattctatttttttatgccTAATATACCCCTAAAACTCTCTTACCAAATAAATCCCATAACATTAAACGCATACCTATTAGCAAATAAGaatcattgcattaatgaGATATGGGTTTTAGGATTTAGAGTCATAGggtttttagggttttaggatttagagttttagggtttttagggttttaaggtttcgtttggtttcatagtagaattttaaaatcagattttgcttttgattttgagtgatataaatggggcccaccctttgactttgtatgagttatgttgttttgttgtgaaaaaaagtggtataaatgggacccactctttgactttgtatgagttattttgttttgtagtgggtagaattaagttagaattgtgattctaaaattgcatcttgaaaccaaacaaggttTTAGGTTTTTAGGATTTTACAATCAGAATTTGTTATTTTACAATCGGATTCATTTGGTAGGAGATATGTTTTTTAATGTTATGAGATCTATTTGGTAAATAGAGATTTAAGAGTATATTAGgtactaaaaattaaaatcattacTAATAAGATACTGTTTTAATATGGTAATATTGGTTGCCTCGTTGGTATTAGTAGATTGTAAATTCATTGGGCTTGTACattgataaattaatttgtaTAATTCATACACATTAGAACAAAATCAAGGCATCAGTGTAAATGTGATTTCATATCACGTTTGGAGGAATTGTTCGAATAATAACTGTGAATTATTAAGTTTAAGATCACAATCTGAAAGTGAGAGTGGCGGTTTTTCCTTCAACGGCGTCCATAAACGTCCAAATATCGAAAAGTTGCTCTGTGGGACTAATTTTAACAGAAAGGGCGCATCCTAAAcgaaaagaaacaaagaacACACTTTGTTGGCGTCCATTGGTCATTATAAATTTAAGGCTTTTGTGCCAAAAATTATGATTGGaatcattacaaataaatttccAGAAAACGAGTGAGTGTTCGTGAGTTCTTCGACTCTGCTAATCGAGATCTCTTAGGCTTCGTCGTATTCCAAGAGAATCTCCGTCAAAACTCATTAGCAACTAGGTGTGAGGGCGAATAACTCTTTTTAGAAAGCATTGATCGTGCCTCGAAGCTTTCCCCATCCTTCGTGTTCATCCATGTTTGTTGCGTTCGTGTTTCATCTTCACCGAATCCGTCCATCTTGGAGCCACATCGCCAACAATCGAAGAGAATTAACGTCTGCTCGAGATGGCCACGGATATTACCACCACCGCATTCAAATAATATCCTTCCATTGAAGCACTTGTATCTAATAATGTCCtttgttcttttatttgtGGCTTCAAGAGATACTGTGAGGAAGCTTTTGAGGTGGCACAATTATCACATAAGAAACCTCTCTTTTCCTATTGTCTAGAGCGTGCTATTACATTTGTTAAGTCTGAGTAAAATTCTTACTCCTTTTATTTGTAGGTAAACAAATAAGTCGAAGCCAGACATTGATATTGatcaagaaattcaaaaaatattggTCTTGCTTCCGTTACAACCCATTGAAGAAATGGTGATTCACTTTCAtttgttttcatataaattatatccAGGACAATGTCATTTTTAACATATTTTTAATGTTAAGAATAAGAATTATCTCATCAGCTACACAATATACGCCACTACATTTATTGATATATGGTTGTTTATCtctaattttaataatgtatgaTTACTCTTTATAATAATCTATATGTTGATGTTGAAGTTTTTGTTATTCGAATTGTTTGGTCAAGAAAATAGTTCATCCCGCCACTAGGTTGATATATCATGCCCAAAAAGAGACAAAATTACATGCTAATGTTCTTGATGATTATTTATCTTACTGTTTAAAATAGCAGGCACAAAGGGCCCACCTGTCAGTTATGGTAGCTTGAACATTCTTTTCTGTGGTTGCGTAACGTGGCACTAAGGGTGATAGGTTCCGGAtatcttgtattttttataatattcggaccctaccctgtaagggacatgttccaagattttggaaccggaccctaccctgttgaatcatggaaccggaacctatccggaacctgtattatatcataggttccgggtactctgttggaacctgtaaattttttttctcgctaaataaaatctaaaatctcacatacataattagtaatcatgccaaatagaatattaacaaaatttagattaatccacaacaatgaaataataatatgtctcatcaatccatcgataaaattgaacatccataatacgatctcaGATAACAAAGTGCTtatgttctgattcattaaaggagatagtaactttactctttcctcttttttttttttttttataaataaccggttccgggtaccttGTAGGCAGGAATCGGAACCGAAACCGATTTTCACAGGTTCCcaattttaatacccggaacctaccttattttcaatacgagctacccggaccctacccgttagggtaggttCCAACCGGTTTCGGGTATACCCGATACCCGTGCACATCCCTACGTGGCGCCCAACAATCTTCTGTTGTGGTTACATAAATTTGCAATTGGGAAAACCGCAACGTAAATTGTTCTTATGGAACATATGCCCACGAATTCAACTGTAACCTAAACCGTATGGAGAGGATCCCCGGACGGTCCAAATTGCAGGGTGAAACCAATATTCGCTGGGCCAAAGGACATTTATTACAGTGTTTGTACTTTGACGGCAAATTTCAACTCTTCATAGTCATAAGGAAATATGCCGAAAGTCATGTTTAGTCCAGTGAGGCTACATGTGCTATGTAGAGACAAGACATGCCGTGCGAGCTACGCGTAAGGCATCTATTTGAGATTCTCGAAGAGGAACTGCAATCTGCTTAATGAATTGGTAATATAGGCAACTCTTTTTGGTTTTTTGTCAGTCTTTTTGACCAATTAATTATTTCGATATAGGCAGTTACTTTCTCCTTATTTATGTCTCACACTTTTTTacatttaattaatgaattatatatatagacaccTCATGAAGATATAAATCGCCTGCAACGCAACTCGCAAGTGGCCTTGCACGTGGccttttcattatatataaaagtacgaTATCCTCCACGTTGTTTCTCCAACTTTTCTTCTTAAAATACCCGTACTCCTTATTATCTTTTGCCTT from Punica granatum isolate Tunisia-2019 chromosome 2, ASM765513v2, whole genome shotgun sequence includes the following:
- the LOC116196691 gene encoding beta-hexosaminidase 1, with the translated sequence MATGSRVDSSSSLSAMSIPALLLAFFLLVRSPHPISASKSADSLTYLWPLPSQFTSGDDTLSVDPALSLSVAGNGGSSRIVKDGFDRYKAIIFKNTETFSIFNAFRKKRVGYDIAKLKITVHSASEELQLGVDESYSLAVARSVGQSIIGEATIEANTVFGALRGLETFSQLCMFDYGSKTVLIHKAPWNIQDKPRFKYRGLLLDTSRHYFPVDVIKHILESMSYSKLNVLHWHIIDEQAFPLEVPSYPKLWQGAYSKWERYTVEDAYEIVNFAKSRGINVMAEVDVPGHAESWGKGYPGLWPSSSCREPLDVTKNFTFDVISGILSDMRKIFPFELFHLGGDEVNTDCWTKTSHVKLWLQQHNMTAKDAYKYFVLKAQKIAISKDWTPVNWEETFNNFPESLNPKTVVHNWLGPGVCPKAVAKGFKCIYSNQGVWYLDHLDVPWDNVYTAEPLEGIRDPPKQELVIGGEVCMWGETVDTSNVQQTIWPRAAAAAERLWSTKDSTPTRNVNATALPRLQYFRCLLNRRGVQAAPVTNFYARTQPNGPGSCYDQ